The nucleotide window GATGAGCGATGGCGAAGGCGAAGTTTGAGCGGAAGAAGCCGCACGTGAACATAGGGACGATAGGGCATGTGGATCATGGGAAGACGACGTTGACGGCGGCGATTACGCAGGTCTTGAGTCG belongs to candidate division KSB1 bacterium and includes:
- a CDS encoding GTP-binding protein, giving the protein MAKAKFERKKPHVNIGTIGHVDHGKTTLTAAITQVLSR